The Kluyveromyces marxianus DMKU3-1042 DNA, complete genome, chromosome 7 DNA segment TACTTCTTAGAATTGATTCAATTGATGTAGCCCTAGTCCCGGTACTTCCAATTGATATGGTATCTGGCGCATCAGACAACGTTGTAGCGTAGCGAATCGACAATTAAAACGTTagaataataaatataaatataaatataataataatagtgaGTAGAAAATATCAGTTCAGGTTGGGGTTACATtatatattgttttcaagCAACTACCATTACACTCCCCAAAGTAATGAGAGACAAGATTTATTCAGATTCGTATGTGCACTATCTGGCGCACCACCAGGCGTGCTTTACTCTAGATTCCATATGTGAATATGGACAAGAATATTGTCCGGGTAAACAAGAAATAGGCATTACATCAAGAAATAGGGTAAATTAAATACGTTTCCCCCATTACATCTATAACAGTGATTAGAGATGTTTTCTCCAGACTGATACTGAGGGAGACCTGAGACCTGCTACCACCTTCTCTGTAGAAGCGTGGTTTCAAGTGAATACTGTAATACCAGTAATACCAATCGTAAGTTGATAGAAACTAAATACAAAGAGATGATATCAGCAGATTCACCGTTGACGAAAGGAGAGTCAAAGAATCATCCACAACTCAGCCGTTCAAAGCTCGGTAAAGACCTTGGTAGGAGCATATTTGCCCATGCAAAGGCTGAACACCCCTGGTTACACGCCTGCATGATAGGTTTATTGGTCCTAATGATCGTTTTTATCGGTGCTTTTGTGCATGTTTTCCGTAACGTAAAAGGAGATGATTTGCCTagattcttgtttttattcACATTTCTGAGCCTGGCTTGCTTGCTAGCGTTGCCTAGTTGTCTGCTTCTCATGGTTGAGCCCGTGCCAATGAAGCTTATTGGCGAGACTGATGAtgccttctttttcctgAAGTTAATTGCAGCAGGCCATTCGTTGGATGAAGTAGGTGAAATTATGAATTCTTATCTCTTTCAGAGAGGAATATGGTGGACAAACAGTTACTTTTACGACGGTCGAATGTGCTATAACTTTTTTGTGCGCTATTCCAAAGATTGTACTGACCCTGCTATACAGGTATTTATCGAGCAGGCTAAAAGCAAACTGACTGAAAGTATAGCCCAACAGTGGGATAGAATTCAACTTCCGGATGAATAGATGCTAAACATGGGGACCTTATTTTTAGTTGTTAGATAATAGGTAATAGATGCTGGATAATAGACACCAGATACCTCTTGGAATGGGTTCGGGACTCAAGTGACAGGATCTATAACGCACTAGATAGCAGCCTTTGTCCGGGTAAACAGGAAAGAAATAAGGTAAAATATGTCCAGTTTAGATCTGTGACATAAAGTACTCCAAACTAATACTTCAGAAGGATACTGAAGGTCTGTGTAACGAGTAATACTACCAGTAATACTACCCGTAATACCACCAATACTACCACCAGTACTACCCAATGACAACACCAGACTCACCTTTAATGAAAGAAAGGTCAGAAAACCCTCCACAGTTCAGTCGCTCAAAGCTCGGCAAAGAACGTTATGGTGGTAGCGTTTCCTATTCGATTGCTCAACACCCCACTGCATTTAGGTGTCTCATAGGTACAATCCTAATAATAGCTATTTCAGTCTGTGTGATCGTGTACAATTCCGATTCCAGCACTTCAGGAGATGCAGCAGTCTTTTGCTTATTTCTAATATTAATGTGCATCATAGCAATCTTTATTATCATGGCGATTATGTGTAGCCCTGTCACAAGTGAGATCCTAAAGAACCCTGATGATgccctctttttcttgaagttaATTGCAACAGGCCATTCGTGGGACGAAGTGGGTCGAATTATGAACTCCTATCTCTTTGAGAGAGGGATTTGGTGGACAAACAGCTACTTTTACGACAGTGAACAGTGCTACAACCTTTTTGTAAGCTATTCCAAAGATTGTGCTGACCCTGCTATAGAGCCGTTTATCGACCAAGCTAAAAGCAAGCTGACCGAAAGTCTGACCCAAGAGTGGGATAGGATTGGGCTTTCGGATGAATAGATGCTAAACATGGGGACCTTATTTTTAGTTGTTAGATAATAGATAAAAGTTGCTGGATATTGGATATTAGATGCTGGATGCTGGACACCAGACACTAGAAACTAGACACCAGGTGCCTCTTGGAATGGATTCGAATTCAAGTGACACCATATCAGGCGCCATAGACAAGAGGTTTGTCCGGGTAAACAGGAAGGAAATAAGGTAAAAAGATTTCCACTTAGATCTATAAAATAGATTATAGATGTTACTTTAGGCTGATACTGAGGGAGACCTGAGACCTGGCTCTAGCTTCTCTGTATATTTAAGGTCGCAATTAAACACTGTAATACCAGTAATACCCAATGACAACACCAGACTCACCGTTAATGAAAGAAGGGCCAGAAAACCCTCCCCAGCTCAGTCGCTCAAAGCTTGGCAAAGAACTTGGCAGGAGCAGATTTTCTCATGCAAAGGCTGAACATCCCTGGGCAGTAGCCTGCTCGATAGGTTTAATCGTCCTAATGATCGTTTTCATCCGTGCAGCTTTTCATGAAATCAATAAAGGTGTCGACGGAAGTTTATTACCTGTTTTTTACatatttctgtttttgGGATGCTTTGGAGTGTGGATGGTTTGTGTGGTTGCCATATTTGATCCCATATCAATACTTGAGACTGATGATGCcctctttttcttaaaGTTAATAGCAGCAGGTTATTCGTGGGACGAAGTGGGTCGAATTATGAATTCGTACTTCTTTGAGAGAGGAATATGGTGGACAAACAGCTACTTTTACCACGGTCAACAGTGCTataactttttttcaacataTTCCGAACGTTGTACTGACCCTACCATAAAGCCTTTTATCGAGCAAGCGAGAAGCAAGCTGGCTGAAAGAATGGCCCAACAGTGGGATAGATTTGAACTTCCGGATGAATAGATACTAAACTCGCGAATATTTCCTATTTTTAGTTGAATATCTGACTCAACTAAAAACTGTTAGACTGGATATTGATCATAAGTGATGTAGCCTTGGCCCTGGTATATCCAGGCTTTATTACTAGCATTTACAATTGATATGATGTCAGGCGTCGCAGACAACAGATtgtgtccgggtaataaaTAAACGGGACATAAATATTTAAGGTTAAAAGTTTTCGAGCTAAATCATTAACACATAGATTATAGATATCACTTTCAGGAGGATACTGAACACCAGTAACACTGCCAGTAATACCCAATGACAATACCAGACCCACCGGATTATCCCCTAATGAAAGAAGGGTCAGAATCTTATCTCCAGCTCAGTCGCTCAAAGCTCGGGAAAGAACTTTATGGCAGCAACGTTTCCTATTCGATTGCTGAACACCCCACCGCATTTAGGTATCTCATAGGTACAATCCTAACAATAGTTATTTTAATCTGTGCGATCTTGAACCATTCCGAAGTACTTGTCTGCTCAATTCTACTATTTTTATCCATCGTAGCAATGTGTTTGATCCTAATTTATATGGCTTACTGGAGCAAATGTGAACTCCTAAAGAACCCTGATGATCTCCTCttattcttgaagttggTTGCAGCAGGCCATTCGTGGGAGGATATAGGTAGAATTATGAATTCGTATCTGTTTCAGAAAGGACTTTGGTGGACAAACTGCTACTTTTACGACAGCAAACAGTGCTATAGCTTTTTTGTAAGCTATTCCAAAGAATGTACAGATCCTGTCATAAAGCCTTTTATCGAGCAGACTAAACGCAAACTGAGTGAAAGAATGGCCCAACGGTGGGAGGGAATCCAACTTCCCGATATTAACTAAGCCGTAGTAGTTCTCTGTAATGTGTATAAGCGATGCCCTCTGTATATTAGCACCTCCCCGATTAGGAAATATTCCTTTCTTTTGCCCGTTTTCGGTATTTTTCCTCGAGATGACCTGAAAAATCGTTTGGACATCGAAACGAATAGGAAAAGCTTAGGTGactagctcatcgcatggCTAAAAGTGGTCGTTAGGCGGTCGTTAGGTTGTGGTTAGGCAATCTAGAGAGGtgagaatatatatatatacatgttCGTGTTGACAAAGATCGCCGATTTGGTGCGGATTCCACCAGAACAGTTCAGAAGAGACACAGTTTCTACGATTGTACATGAGCTCAACAATAAGTATGCCAACAAGGTGATATCGCACGTAGGGTTGTGCATTACGGTGTATGATGTGCTGGATGTTGACGAGGGCCAGTTGAAACCGGGAGATGGGGCAGCTTTTATCAATGTGACGTTTCGTGCGTTGGTGTTCAAGCCATTTGTTGGTGAGATTGTGACAGGATGGATATCGCAGTGTACCACGGAAGGTATCAAGGTGTCGTTGCTTGGGCTGTTTGAGGAGATATTCATACCGCAGAACATGTTGTTTGAGAACTCGTATTTTTCGCCGAACGAGAATGCGTGGGTATGGCCTATGGACGAGGATACGAAGTTGTACTTTGATGTGAACGAGAAGATCAGGTTCCGGGTTGAGCAAGAGGTGTTTGTAGATGTGAAGCCCAAGTCGCCGCGGGAGAAGGAGATTGAGGAGCAGCTGAGGGCCAAGGAGGAGCTTACGGAGGAGGAGAAGCGGATTCTTGAGAAGCCTCCTGCGTATGCGTTGCTGGGCAGTTGTCAGACGGACGGGATGGGTCTTGTGTCGTGGTGGGAGTAGTCAGGGCGAGCCAACAGGCGAGCCAGCTGGAAACAATCAGAACTCAACTAGAAACAACGAGCCATGGTGTAACAATGAGAACTCAACTCTTAtgcaaatatatatatatatacaatgtATACACCTAATTATACTGCATGTAACGTGAAGTCGAGGAGAACTTCTTGTAGCCGTTGATGACTTTCTCGACGGCCTGCAAAAAGTCCTTTTCCGTGGCCACTTTCCTTCTGGCCCTGATGGCAAACATACCGGCTTCCGTGCACACGGACCGCAACTCAGCACCGGTCGAGTTCGGACAAAGTCTCGAGATCAACTCCCATCTAATTCCACGCTCAACGCTCATCGATTTGGTGTGAATACGGAAAATGTTGGCTCTTCCCTCGAGGTCCGGGAGCGAGAACTCGACCTTACGGTCGATTCTGCCCGGCCTTAGCAACGCAGGGTCTAGCGTGTTTGGTCTGTTCGTGGCAAACATCACCTTGATGTTACCTCTGGGGTCGAACCCGTCGAGCTGCGTGATAAGCTCCAACATCGTTCTTTGCACTTCGTTGTCTCCTCCGGCACCGTCGTCGAAACGGGCCCCACCAATGGCGTCCACTTCgtcaaagaaaatgatacaTGCCTTCTTGGTACGCGCCATTTCGAACAATTCTCGCACCATACGCGCACCTTCACCCACGTACTTTTGCACCAACTCGGACCCAATGACCCTGATGAAAGTCGCATCCGTTCTGTTCGCAACTGCACGCGCGCAAAGCGTCTTACCGGTACCGGGAGGTCcgtaaagaagaatacc contains these protein-coding regions:
- a CDS encoding uncharacterized protein (DUP super family[cl02924]); amino-acid sequence: MTTPDSPLMKERSENPPQFSRSKLGKERYGGSVSYSIAQHPTAFRCLIGTILIIAISVCVIVYNSDSSTSGDAAVFCLFLILMCIIAIFIIMAIMCSPVTSEILKNPDDALFFLKLIATGHSWDEVGRIMNSYLFERGIWWTNSYFYDSEQCYNLFVSYSKDCADPAIEPFIDQAKSKLTESLTQEWDRIGLSDE
- the RPC25 gene encoding DNA-directed RNA polymerase III subunit RPC25; this translates as MDEDTKLYFDVNEKIRFRVEQEVFVDVKPKSPREKEIEEQLRAKEELTEEEKRILEKPPAYALLGSCQTDGMGLVSWWE